Proteins from one Candidatus Desulfovibrio trichonymphae genomic window:
- a CDS encoding tRNA (cytidine(34)-2'-O)-methyltransferase — MRIVLFEPEIPQNTGNIARLCAATGTELHLVEPLGFKLENRCLKRAGLDYWPHVRLFAWPDWQAYTAAVGHSRAVMTSAKGGCPVQHFVFEAGDSLIFGPETRGLPPEILAASPWKTRIPMYEGGVRSLNLSTAAGVVLYMALSRCGCLESWT, encoded by the coding sequence ATGCGCATTGTTCTTTTTGAACCAGAAATTCCGCAGAATACCGGCAATATTGCGCGCTTGTGCGCCGCAACCGGCACGGAATTGCACCTTGTCGAACCTCTGGGTTTCAAGCTGGAAAACCGCTGTCTGAAACGGGCCGGACTTGACTACTGGCCGCATGTGCGTTTGTTTGCCTGGCCTGACTGGCAAGCATATACAGCTGCTGTCGGACATTCCCGCGCTGTCATGACATCGGCAAAGGGAGGATGTCCGGTACAGCATTTTGTTTTTGAAGCCGGGGACAGCCTGATTTTCGGACCGGAAACACGTGGTCTGCCGCCGGAAATTTTGGCAGCATCACCTTGGAAAACGCGCATTCCCATGTATGAGGGCGGTGTACGCAGCCTGAATCTTTCCACCGCTGCCGGCGTCGTGCTCTATATGGCGCTCTCCCGCTGTGGATGCCTCGAGAGTTGGACGTGA
- a CDS encoding CobD/CbiB family cobalamin biosynthesis protein, protein MMESFFPYSVWDCWWLAPLAFLLDTLFGDPKFPWPHPVCVAGRMLHCLEAPARRWDTPVAGRAAGFICLFVLIAAVGFAVWLLLVLPWLGVAAAVYFAWAGLALDSLVTTGRETLRQVEICSPDQARSAVSMLVSRDVNMMDIPLLRKTLADTLSENFTDAFFAPFFWLLVAGPVGLWCYKAVSTADSMWGYVAEPWTRLGFACARCDDLLAFVPARISVIVLWLTDRFFQAIRPGARLWKGIWPGFRAVAEQARGMPSPNSGWPMTVCAWLCGRRMAGPAVYFGILTHKPWLGPPESSAADWDKASLLALCALLRWGGLCGALLLWFVCAASAIV, encoded by the coding sequence ATGATGGAAAGCTTTTTCCCCTACAGTGTTTGGGATTGCTGGTGGCTCGCGCCTCTGGCTTTTTTGCTGGATACGCTTTTTGGCGATCCCAAGTTCCCTTGGCCGCATCCGGTTTGTGTGGCCGGACGAATGCTGCACTGTCTGGAAGCTCCTGCGCGGCGGTGGGATACGCCGGTCGCCGGTCGTGCGGCCGGTTTTATCTGTCTGTTTGTTCTGATTGCGGCCGTCGGTTTCGCGGTATGGCTGCTGCTTGTCCTGCCCTGGCTCGGCGTGGCGGCGGCCGTATATTTTGCTTGGGCAGGCCTTGCTCTGGACAGTCTTGTCACAACGGGCCGGGAAACGCTCCGTCAGGTGGAAATCTGCTCTCCGGATCAGGCGCGCTCAGCTGTTTCCATGCTTGTCAGCCGGGATGTGAACATGATGGACATTCCCCTGCTGCGTAAAACACTGGCAGACACGCTGTCGGAAAATTTTACAGACGCTTTTTTCGCGCCCTTTTTCTGGTTGCTTGTTGCGGGTCCGGTGGGGCTGTGGTGTTACAAGGCCGTCAGCACAGCGGATTCAATGTGGGGGTATGTCGCTGAGCCGTGGACGCGACTGGGCTTTGCCTGCGCGCGTTGTGACGACCTTCTGGCGTTTGTGCCTGCCAGAATTTCCGTAATTGTTCTGTGGCTGACTGACAGGTTTTTTCAGGCGATCCGGCCCGGCGCACGGCTGTGGAAGGGAATCTGGCCGGGATTTCGCGCCGTGGCGGAGCAGGCGCGCGGCATGCCGAGCCCCAACTCCGGCTGGCCCATGACCGTCTGCGCTTGGCTGTGCGGACGCCGTATGGCCGGGCCTGCGGTTTATTTCGGCATTTTGACGCATAAACCCTGGCTCGGACCGCCGGAAAGCTCCGCTGCGGACTGGGATAAAGCGAGCCTGCTCGCGCTGTGCGCGCTTTTACGCTGGGGCGGCCTTTGCGGCGCGTTGTTGCTCTGGTTTGTCTGTGCTGCTTCAGCGATTGTTTGA